The Streptomyces cynarae genome contains a region encoding:
- a CDS encoding SDR family NAD(P)-dependent oxidoreductase, with the protein MNADPRLTTPFDSSATAAEVIDGVDLTGRRAVVTGGASGIGTETVRALAAAGAEVTIATRRPASAEPLIRELSAVSGAGPVRAEALDLSDLASVDSFARAWGGPLDILVANAGIMALPKRTITTRGWEMQLATNFLGHFALATALRAPLRAAGSARIVVVSSGAHRKVPFDFDDPHFTQRPYEPWAAYGQSKSAEVLFTVAARRWVDDGITVNALNPGYILTNLQRHLDDDTMRAFGVMDDEGNLTPLPHYKTPAQGAATSVLLAASPLLKGVTGRYFEDNQEARVVHGDEEEPGGVAAHALDRRAADRLWEYAADAIR; encoded by the coding sequence GTGAACGCCGACCCCCGTCTGACCACCCCCTTCGACTCCTCCGCCACCGCCGCCGAGGTGATCGACGGTGTGGATCTCACCGGCCGTCGCGCCGTGGTCACCGGCGGCGCCTCCGGCATCGGTACCGAGACCGTCCGGGCCCTGGCCGCCGCCGGCGCAGAGGTCACGATCGCCACTCGTCGGCCGGCGTCCGCAGAGCCGCTCATCCGCGAGCTCTCCGCCGTTTCCGGTGCCGGCCCGGTGCGGGCCGAGGCACTCGACCTGTCGGATCTGGCGTCGGTCGACTCCTTCGCGCGGGCATGGGGAGGACCGCTCGACATCCTCGTCGCCAACGCCGGGATCATGGCCCTGCCCAAGCGAACCATCACCACTCGCGGCTGGGAGATGCAGCTCGCCACCAACTTCCTCGGGCACTTCGCCCTTGCCACCGCACTGCGCGCCCCGTTGCGCGCAGCGGGATCGGCTCGGATCGTCGTCGTCAGTTCCGGCGCACATCGCAAGGTGCCCTTCGACTTCGACGACCCTCACTTCACGCAGCGCCCGTACGAGCCCTGGGCGGCCTATGGGCAGTCCAAGTCCGCCGAGGTCCTGTTCACCGTGGCTGCCCGCCGCTGGGTGGACGACGGGATCACAGTCAACGCGCTCAACCCGGGCTACATCCTCACCAATCTCCAGCGTCATCTCGACGACGACACCATGCGCGCGTTCGGAGTGATGGACGACGAGGGAAACCTCACCCCGCTGCCGCACTACAAGACTCCCGCCCAGGGAGCAGCGACCTCCGTGCTGCTGGCCGCGTCACCGCTGTTGAAGGGTGTGACCGGCCGGTACTTCGAGGACAACCAGGAGGCTCGGGTCGTCCACGGCGACGAGGAGGAGCCCGGTGGCGTGGCCGCCCACGCGCTCGACCGACGGGCAGCGGACCGACTCTGGGAATACGCCGCCGACGCCATCCGCTGA
- a CDS encoding alpha/beta fold hydrolase, whose protein sequence is MTDGIPRPTLFLVHGAWHGAWCWEKLTPVLEAEGWRVRTIDLPSTGGSAGVLDDAQALLGELKLIDGPVVVVAHSYGGVAVSQAVADAGNVSHIIYLTGLQLDIGESVLGFAGAPVPPEPRDLEPVPADPIAMFYGAVPRPEAEEAVKRLVPQSTRSLWDVLTKAAWRTVPSTYIVCEDDQALPVQAQQVLAERSGVVHRITGDHSPFLSKPVELAALLSKIALESGR, encoded by the coding sequence GTGACTGATGGGATTCCCCGTCCGACTTTGTTCCTGGTTCACGGGGCATGGCACGGCGCATGGTGCTGGGAGAAGCTCACGCCGGTACTCGAGGCCGAGGGGTGGCGCGTTCGGACGATTGACCTGCCGAGCACCGGCGGAAGTGCGGGCGTGCTGGACGACGCGCAGGCGCTCCTGGGCGAGCTGAAGCTCATCGACGGACCCGTGGTGGTCGTCGCGCATTCCTACGGAGGTGTAGCGGTCAGCCAGGCGGTCGCCGATGCAGGGAATGTCTCACACATCATCTATCTGACAGGGCTTCAGCTCGACATCGGCGAGAGCGTTCTGGGCTTCGCCGGCGCTCCTGTTCCACCGGAGCCGCGCGACCTCGAGCCCGTGCCGGCTGATCCGATCGCGATGTTCTACGGTGCCGTGCCCCGACCCGAGGCCGAGGAGGCCGTCAAGCGGCTGGTGCCGCAGAGTACGAGGTCTCTCTGGGACGTCCTGACCAAGGCGGCGTGGCGAACCGTCCCGTCGACGTACATCGTCTGCGAGGACGACCAGGCTCTCCCTGTTCAGGCCCAGCAGGTGCTGGCGGAACGGTCGGGAGTGGTCCACCGCATCACCGGCGACCACTCGCCGTTCCTGTCGAAGCCGGTGGAACTTGCGGCCCTTCTCTCGAAGATCGCACTCGAGTCGGGCCGCTGA
- a CDS encoding AraC family transcriptional regulator, whose product MDPLEDVLALLETRSHLSTSLVAGGQWAVRFDAPSGVKFNAVRRGGCVLEVDGVGETIALAAGDCYLLTRPRAFTLSSGPEAAPISARAIFAQVEGGVARVGDGDEVLLIGGRFSFGARAHELLLDTLPPVIHLPAGTSQAEAVEWALAAIDRELLHRPPASTLMAEHLAVVMLIHVLRLHLAREPLAVSGWLAGLADPAVAAALRAMHEAPAYSWTVAELARLGAVSRSTLAARFKDTVGQGPLEYLTRWRIELASRHLRDGTETVASIARSVGYGSESALSVAFKRVMGMSPRDYRRQPG is encoded by the coding sequence GTGGATCCTCTGGAGGATGTGCTGGCCCTGCTGGAAACACGCAGCCACCTGTCCACGAGTCTGGTGGCGGGCGGGCAGTGGGCCGTGCGGTTCGACGCCCCGTCCGGAGTGAAGTTCAACGCCGTACGACGCGGTGGCTGCGTGCTCGAGGTCGACGGTGTCGGGGAGACGATCGCTCTGGCGGCGGGTGACTGCTATCTCCTCACCCGCCCGCGCGCCTTCACTCTCAGCAGCGGCCCGGAAGCTGCTCCGATCAGTGCGCGGGCCATCTTCGCCCAGGTCGAAGGCGGTGTCGCACGAGTCGGTGACGGCGACGAGGTGCTGCTCATCGGCGGCCGCTTCTCCTTCGGCGCCCGAGCGCACGAACTGTTGCTCGACACTCTGCCGCCGGTCATTCATTTGCCTGCCGGAACCAGCCAGGCGGAGGCCGTGGAATGGGCGCTCGCCGCGATCGACCGGGAGTTGCTGCACAGACCGCCGGCCTCGACGCTGATGGCGGAACATCTCGCCGTCGTCATGCTGATCCATGTGCTGCGTCTCCACCTCGCGCGCGAGCCGCTGGCGGTGTCCGGGTGGCTGGCCGGTCTTGCCGATCCCGCGGTGGCCGCCGCCCTGCGCGCCATGCACGAGGCCCCGGCGTATTCCTGGACGGTGGCTGAACTGGCGCGCCTCGGGGCGGTGTCCCGATCGACTCTCGCCGCACGCTTCAAGGACACGGTCGGTCAGGGACCCCTCGAATACCTGACGCGATGGCGCATCGAACTTGCGTCCCGGCATCTGCGGGACGGTACCGAGACGGTGGCATCCATCGCCCGGTCTGTGGGCTATGGATCCGAGAGCGCGTTGAGCGTCGCTTTCAAGCGGGTCATGGGAATGTCGCCCCGTGACTACCGCAGGCAGCCAGGCTGA
- a CDS encoding S8 family peptidase, with translation MDRSADRQGHVSRLVGGLEQARDEAVDARAEIPEPYRADGFAVRVEAAAGHALKLEALDSSGLTLMSVHPRTDQRPEDALVWVPYEKVGDLSRRIKQFTEDTDSGAPKQASLVANMEKVQRALFEHLWQEADPVPPLEEYLWWELWFDPQIVESDPVAALRELASEHHWPVTEVALAVGERLVAHVHASGEDLQALMGTNATPVEIRRPTFAQELHSVDRSLQHELVDNLAERIEAAPPDAPAVCVLDTGVNQEHPLLKTSLHGRAHSALPRHTAADRHGHGTEMTGIALYGDLAGPLESSDPVVLTHGLESVKILDGVTGDPAHPRTYAEVTANAMATAEIEALSAGPPRARVFSMAVTDQSRDGKNGVDGTPTLWSAALDALAAGTDVVAHDDRIELIGAPDPDASRLIVVSAGNIRGLEPRHVRTPQGRLDHLTMCDLMRIEEPAQAHNILTVGAFTELTSVPEDPTFAGFRPLAAPGQLSPFSRTSVALTGTPVVKPDIVMEGGNLLVDPGEILLDPHPVISVTTTGKDSFRQISSANATSAATAQAAHLAALAHAAYPGLSPEAVRGLLVHEARWTPAMMGNGLYTKTGRPKLTKKELMKQVIRRYGWGVPSAERVLSSAANAVTLIVQSQLIPFQRDSSGGVRLAELQFHELPWPLEQLRDLGAATVALRVTLSYFIEPNPGRLGMRGRYSYASHRLRFAIRAPGESVDGFERRITAQAEAESDIPSHAKAFEGDKNWLVGPQNRNQGSLHTDVWHGSAAELADCGILAVHPSGGWWKSHNRTDRVGRPVRYALLVSLETPEVDTDLYTPIANQLQIPILGALAVRNEVNTHLPVQTEIGW, from the coding sequence ATGGATCGGTCCGCCGACCGACAGGGGCACGTCTCCCGCCTCGTCGGCGGCTTGGAACAGGCCCGCGACGAGGCAGTGGACGCCCGTGCCGAGATACCCGAGCCATACCGGGCCGACGGCTTCGCTGTCCGCGTCGAGGCCGCGGCCGGACACGCCCTCAAGTTGGAGGCCCTCGACAGCTCGGGCCTGACACTGATGAGCGTCCATCCACGCACTGACCAGCGTCCCGAGGACGCATTGGTGTGGGTCCCGTACGAGAAGGTTGGAGATCTCTCCCGCCGTATCAAGCAGTTCACAGAGGACACCGACAGCGGCGCGCCCAAGCAAGCTTCGCTGGTCGCCAACATGGAGAAGGTCCAGCGAGCCCTTTTCGAGCATCTGTGGCAGGAAGCTGATCCTGTGCCGCCACTGGAGGAGTACCTCTGGTGGGAACTATGGTTCGACCCGCAGATCGTCGAATCCGATCCCGTCGCGGCGTTGCGGGAGCTGGCCTCGGAGCATCACTGGCCAGTGACAGAGGTAGCTCTGGCCGTCGGCGAGCGACTCGTCGCCCATGTGCATGCCTCTGGCGAAGATCTACAGGCGCTCATGGGGACCAACGCCACTCCTGTGGAGATCCGTCGTCCGACCTTCGCCCAGGAACTGCACTCCGTCGACCGTTCCCTCCAGCACGAGCTGGTGGACAACCTCGCCGAACGCATCGAGGCCGCCCCACCCGACGCTCCCGCGGTATGTGTCCTGGACACAGGAGTGAACCAGGAGCACCCCCTCCTCAAGACCTCGTTGCACGGACGGGCACACAGCGCTCTGCCACGTCACACCGCGGCGGACCGGCATGGACACGGCACCGAGATGACCGGCATCGCCCTCTACGGAGATCTCGCCGGACCGCTGGAGAGCTCGGACCCGGTCGTACTGACACATGGGCTGGAGTCCGTAAAAATCTTGGACGGCGTAACCGGGGACCCCGCGCACCCGCGCACCTACGCCGAGGTGACGGCGAACGCCATGGCGACGGCGGAAATCGAAGCCCTGAGCGCAGGTCCGCCGCGTGCCCGTGTGTTCTCCATGGCGGTCACCGATCAGTCCCGGGACGGCAAGAACGGTGTCGACGGGACTCCGACCCTGTGGTCCGCTGCCCTTGACGCACTCGCCGCAGGAACGGACGTGGTGGCCCATGACGACCGTATCGAGCTGATCGGGGCTCCCGATCCGGATGCCTCACGACTGATCGTGGTCAGTGCAGGCAATATCAGGGGCCTGGAGCCACGGCACGTCCGCACCCCACAGGGGCGCTTGGACCACCTGACGATGTGTGACCTCATGCGGATTGAGGAGCCCGCGCAGGCACACAACATCCTCACCGTCGGAGCCTTCACCGAACTCACCAGTGTCCCCGAGGATCCGACTTTCGCGGGTTTCCGGCCGCTCGCCGCACCCGGTCAGCTGTCGCCCTTCAGCCGAACGTCGGTCGCTCTTACCGGAACGCCTGTGGTCAAGCCGGACATCGTCATGGAGGGCGGCAACCTCCTCGTAGACCCCGGAGAGATCCTGCTGGACCCCCATCCTGTGATCAGTGTGACCACGACCGGTAAGGACTCCTTCCGGCAGATATCCTCCGCGAACGCGACCAGTGCCGCTACAGCCCAGGCTGCCCACCTCGCCGCTCTCGCCCACGCCGCCTATCCCGGCCTGTCGCCGGAGGCCGTACGGGGGCTGTTGGTGCACGAGGCGCGCTGGACGCCCGCGATGATGGGTAACGGCCTGTACACGAAGACCGGTCGCCCCAAGCTGACGAAGAAGGAGTTGATGAAGCAGGTCATCCGCCGCTACGGCTGGGGCGTGCCAAGCGCGGAGCGAGTGCTGTCCAGCGCCGCCAACGCCGTCACCCTCATCGTGCAGAGCCAGCTGATCCCGTTCCAGAGGGACAGCAGTGGCGGCGTGCGCCTGGCAGAGCTGCAGTTCCACGAACTGCCATGGCCTCTGGAGCAGCTGCGGGACCTGGGTGCAGCCACCGTCGCTCTCCGGGTGACGCTGTCGTACTTCATTGAGCCGAATCCGGGGCGCCTCGGCATGCGGGGCAGGTACAGCTACGCCTCCCATCGGCTCCGCTTCGCAATCAGAGCGCCGGGTGAATCCGTGGACGGCTTCGAGCGACGTATCACCGCGCAGGCCGAGGCCGAAAGCGATATTCCTTCTCACGCCAAGGCCTTCGAGGGGGACAAGAATTGGCTGGTCGGTCCCCAAAACCGCAATCAGGGATCGCTCCACACTGATGTCTGGCACGGCTCGGCGGCCGAACTGGCCGACTGCGGCATCTTGGCCGTCCACCCCTCCGGGGGCTGGTGGAAGAGCCACAACCGCACCGACCGAGTGGGCCGCCCCGTGCGGTACGCGCTCCTGGTGTCGCTGGAGACACCAGAAGTCGACACCGACCTGTACACCCCGATCGCGAACCAGCTCCAGATCCCGATCCTTGGCGCACTAGCGGTACGCAACGAGGTCAACACGCACTTGCCGGTACAGACGGAGATCGGCTGGTAG
- a CDS encoding TetR/AcrR family transcriptional regulator — MPSTTRRPSQAADRRAALEKRILSVLEECLRDGGTFTELSVEQIAQAAGISRSTFYLYFRDKVDVLLRLSGSLKRESYEIAASWRPTGPDGGLEGLARTYELILRHYREHAALLAAINEVATYDPAVREAWTADQDRFIGNLVTVLKEEQRAGRTPTDIDPELAAKVIVQGGGQVLAQQVSNGDSSEDAVVARELARSYWYGVYRRPQADR, encoded by the coding sequence ATGCCTTCCACAACCCGACGACCCTCCCAAGCGGCCGACCGGCGAGCCGCACTGGAAAAGCGGATCCTGTCCGTGCTCGAGGAGTGCCTGCGGGACGGTGGGACCTTCACCGAGCTGAGCGTGGAGCAGATCGCACAGGCCGCGGGTATCTCCCGTTCGACGTTCTACCTCTACTTCCGCGACAAGGTGGACGTGCTGCTCCGGCTGAGTGGCTCCCTCAAGAGGGAAAGTTACGAGATCGCGGCGTCCTGGAGGCCCACGGGCCCCGACGGTGGCCTGGAGGGCCTGGCCCGGACCTACGAGTTGATCCTGCGGCATTACCGCGAACATGCGGCGCTGCTCGCGGCGATCAACGAGGTGGCCACATACGACCCTGCAGTCCGCGAGGCGTGGACGGCCGACCAGGACCGTTTCATCGGCAACCTCGTGACAGTGCTGAAGGAAGAGCAGCGGGCCGGTCGGACCCCGACGGACATCGACCCCGAACTCGCTGCCAAGGTGATCGTCCAGGGAGGCGGTCAGGTCCTCGCTCAGCAGGTCTCGAACGGTGACAGCAGCGAGGATGCCGTCGTTGCCCGTGAGCTGGCCCGTAGCTACTGGTACGGCGTGTATCGCCGCCCGCAAGCTGACCGCTGA
- a CDS encoding alpha/beta fold hydrolase, with product MLASVARTVHRHLEVDGVRVFYRESLPDRVDAPVLLLLHGFPSGSHQFRRLIDVLGPHYRLIAPDYPGFGNTQVPDGFTYSFDRLADVTEGFVQNLGLDRFVMYVFDFGAPIGFRIAERHPEWIAGLVVQNGNAYEEGLSDAARGLVGLTPETPGAQGAIQDMLTLDGTRSQYEIGVTSPGLIAPEGWIIDQHFLDLPGRKEAQQALIFDYHSNVERYDHWHAWLRRHTPPTLITWGSNDPFFPEPGARAYLRDLPDAEVHLFDTGHFALETHLPEIAPLIADFLDRVWK from the coding sequence ATGCTCGCTTCAGTCGCCCGCACCGTCCATCGCCACCTTGAGGTCGACGGCGTCCGCGTCTTCTATCGGGAGTCGCTCCCCGACCGGGTCGACGCGCCCGTGCTGCTGCTCCTGCACGGCTTTCCGTCCGGTTCCCATCAGTTCCGCCGCCTCATCGACGTGCTCGGTCCGCACTACCGGCTGATCGCCCCGGACTACCCCGGCTTCGGCAACACCCAGGTCCCGGACGGCTTCACCTACTCCTTCGACCGGCTCGCCGACGTCACCGAGGGCTTTGTCCAGAACCTCGGCCTCGACCGGTTCGTGATGTACGTCTTCGACTTCGGCGCGCCCATCGGCTTCCGCATCGCTGAACGCCACCCCGAGTGGATCGCCGGTCTCGTCGTGCAGAACGGCAACGCCTACGAGGAAGGGCTCTCGGACGCGGCCCGCGGGCTCGTCGGCCTGACCCCCGAGACCCCCGGCGCCCAGGGCGCCATCCAGGACATGCTCACCCTCGACGGCACCCGCAGCCAGTACGAGATCGGCGTCACCAGCCCCGGCCTCATCGCCCCCGAAGGCTGGATCATCGACCAGCACTTCCTGGACCTGCCCGGGCGCAAGGAGGCCCAGCAGGCACTGATCTTCGACTACCACTCCAACGTCGAGCGCTACGACCACTGGCACGCGTGGCTGCGCCGGCACACCCCGCCCACCCTCATCACCTGGGGAAGCAACGACCCCTTCTTCCCCGAGCCCGGGGCCCGCGCGTACCTCCGCGACCTGCCCGACGCCGAAGTCCACCTCTTCGACACCGGACACTTCGCCCTCGAGACCCATCTGCCGGAGATCGCCCCACTGATCGCCGACTTCCTCGACCGCGTCTGGAAGTAG
- a CDS encoding SDR family NAD(P)-dependent oxidoreductase, with amino-acid sequence MTVVLTGATSGIGEAAARLLAPRVAQLIVHGPQRPQDVTEQLKELRAACPGEVRYMQADFDSLAAVDALAFDISKNTDRVDVLINNAGRPGSPRRQLSHDGNEATLQTNYLAAVLLTERLTPLLLTSGGRVVHVASATHLSASLDPEDLNLERSRYSATIAYARSKLALVAHARWLVEQAPPPEPDAVSVHPGVIRTALLHAMFDIGGDSVSHGARNVVDAALSTSGWAGQYLDERRPALPNPMALDPDFRDRLAEQTFDLLHASGQSV; translated from the coding sequence ATGACCGTGGTCCTCACTGGCGCGACCAGTGGCATTGGGGAAGCCGCTGCCCGGCTGCTGGCACCACGCGTGGCGCAGTTGATCGTGCATGGCCCACAAAGGCCACAAGACGTGACTGAGCAATTGAAGGAACTCCGCGCTGCGTGCCCTGGAGAGGTGCGCTACATGCAGGCTGACTTCGACAGCCTGGCCGCGGTAGACGCGCTCGCCTTTGACATCTCGAAGAACACCGATCGGGTCGATGTGCTCATCAACAACGCCGGCCGCCCGGGATCACCACGGCGTCAGCTCAGTCACGACGGCAATGAAGCGACTCTCCAGACGAACTACCTCGCGGCCGTGCTGCTCACGGAGCGTCTCACCCCGTTGCTTCTTACATCCGGCGGCCGAGTAGTACACGTCGCTTCGGCGACGCATCTGTCCGCTTCGCTCGACCCGGAAGACCTCAATCTGGAGCGTTCCCGCTACAGCGCCACGATCGCGTACGCGCGCTCAAAGTTGGCCCTGGTCGCCCACGCCCGGTGGCTGGTCGAGCAAGCACCCCCTCCAGAGCCGGACGCCGTAAGCGTGCACCCGGGGGTCATCAGGACGGCGCTCCTGCACGCCATGTTCGACATCGGCGGCGACTCGGTCTCGCACGGAGCGCGCAATGTGGTCGATGCCGCCTTGTCCACCAGTGGGTGGGCCGGGCAGTACCTGGACGAGAGGCGGCCGGCCCTGCCGAACCCCATGGCCCTTGACCCCGACTTTCGAGACCGACTCGCAGAGCAAACGTTCGATCTTTTGCATGCTTCCGGGCAAAGCGTCTAG
- a CDS encoding CGNR zinc finger domain-containing protein: protein MSDLVPLTGEPLALDLVNTRPSAGDLLATPEDLLAWWALEVDRLPDEVPQEVTAADLAAVRAVRERAARALDQVRRGDEPSAADLEALNQAQRAAPAISELTWNGSAVVATRRRDGSPGLRLAASLAEAAAELLADPAVARIRECEADDCVMLFLPAHPRRRWCSAARCGNRVRVARHYQRHKAG, encoded by the coding sequence ATGAGTGATCTCGTGCCGCTGACCGGAGAACCCCTGGCGCTGGACCTGGTGAACACCCGCCCGTCCGCCGGTGACCTGCTCGCGACCCCGGAGGACCTGCTGGCCTGGTGGGCCCTCGAGGTGGACCGTCTCCCGGACGAGGTGCCTCAGGAGGTGACCGCCGCCGACCTGGCCGCCGTGCGCGCCGTACGAGAGCGCGCCGCCCGCGCCCTCGATCAGGTCCGCCGAGGCGACGAACCCTCGGCCGCCGACTTGGAGGCGCTCAACCAGGCGCAGCGTGCCGCCCCGGCGATCAGTGAGCTGACGTGGAACGGGTCGGCGGTGGTCGCCACACGCCGACGCGACGGCTCACCGGGCCTGCGGCTGGCCGCAAGCCTCGCGGAGGCCGCCGCCGAACTGCTGGCGGACCCTGCGGTCGCCAGGATCCGGGAGTGCGAGGCCGACGACTGCGTGATGCTCTTCCTGCCCGCCCATCCGCGCCGCCGCTGGTGCTCCGCCGCCCGCTGCGGCAACCGGGTGCGCGTCGCCCGCCACTACCAGCGGCACAAGGCCGGATAG
- a CDS encoding acyl-CoA dehydrogenase family protein — MNSNSHLDETGAPSRDAIRAELVGRAVALQPLLRDQAARGESDRVLPVEVVDALADAGVFRLLTPKRYGGHETDLRTLTEVSEALGEGDGSAAWVGMIIAVTNWMACLFPEKAQEEIFGADPDARVTGVAAPTGMGERVTGGWRVSGRWSFNSGAPYATWAAVGALLKDESGAVVDQALVLIPASELAVEDTWHTAGMKATASNTLIGRDVFVPEHRVLSVPAAAEGVYPRASLDETLYASAFGPMLLLCLVGPLLGLGKAALNVAVDAAAEKPLSFTVHSRQADSVGVQIQLAEAALRLETARLHTYRAVDEVDRASTSGSTLDYTARAHIRARAGFAAQQVLEAVSTLLNVHGASSFADVGPLQRIWRDANVAARHAGLVPSVGLEVYGKSLLGISERVSLMV, encoded by the coding sequence GTGAACAGCAACAGCCACCTGGACGAAACGGGTGCGCCGTCCAGGGACGCCATCCGAGCCGAACTTGTCGGCCGGGCCGTCGCCCTGCAGCCGCTGCTGCGGGACCAGGCGGCGCGCGGCGAGTCGGATCGCGTCCTGCCGGTGGAGGTCGTCGACGCCCTGGCCGATGCGGGCGTCTTCCGGCTGCTGACCCCCAAGCGGTATGGCGGCCATGAGACCGACCTGCGGACCTTGACCGAAGTGTCCGAGGCCCTCGGGGAGGGTGATGGCTCGGCGGCCTGGGTCGGCATGATCATCGCGGTGACCAACTGGATGGCATGCCTTTTCCCCGAAAAGGCCCAGGAGGAAATCTTCGGCGCTGATCCGGACGCTCGTGTGACCGGTGTGGCGGCACCGACGGGCATGGGCGAGCGGGTGACGGGCGGCTGGCGCGTCAGCGGGCGGTGGTCGTTCAACTCTGGTGCTCCCTACGCCACCTGGGCTGCGGTCGGCGCACTGCTGAAGGACGAGAGCGGAGCGGTCGTCGACCAGGCGCTCGTCCTTATCCCCGCCTCCGAGCTGGCCGTCGAGGACACCTGGCACACCGCGGGCATGAAGGCGACCGCGAGCAACACCCTGATCGGGCGGGACGTGTTCGTTCCCGAGCACCGCGTGCTGTCGGTCCCCGCCGCGGCGGAGGGCGTCTATCCGCGTGCCTCGCTGGACGAGACGCTGTACGCCTCGGCGTTCGGGCCGATGCTGTTGCTGTGCCTGGTCGGCCCCCTGCTCGGACTGGGGAAAGCGGCGCTGAACGTAGCAGTGGACGCAGCCGCGGAGAAGCCTTTGTCCTTCACCGTTCACAGCAGGCAGGCAGACTCGGTCGGAGTCCAGATACAGCTGGCCGAGGCCGCGCTGAGACTGGAGACGGCCCGCCTGCACACCTACCGAGCCGTCGACGAGGTCGATAGGGCCTCCACCTCCGGCAGCACCCTGGACTACACCGCACGCGCACACATCAGGGCCCGAGCCGGCTTCGCCGCGCAGCAGGTGCTCGAGGCGGTCAGCACCCTCCTGAACGTGCACGGCGCATCCTCGTTCGCCGACGTCGGCCCCCTCCAGCGCATCTGGCGGGATGCCAACGTCGCAGCACGTCACGCCGGCCTGGTCCCCTCGGTCGGCCTGGAGGTCTACGGCAAATCCCTCCTCGGCATCAGCGAGCGGGTCAGTCTGATGGTCTGA
- a CDS encoding pyridoxamine 5'-phosphate oxidase family protein, with product MKNLAHEGEQAIQHQAGEGGPGWGSPMFGPEIPRGFVPFIRDQRMLVIGGSDDGGAIWSTIVDGPPGFAEPVDERTVVINALPAPGDPLREVFDTERDIGVLALQPQTRRRIRMNGVARRDGDRLLVRTEQVLGNCPKYLQTRTIKETAPQGPGQAVTGKELSADQQRWIGGADTFFIASLSPEHGADSSHRGGMPGFVTVVDSRKIVWPDYAGNQFYMTLGNMHLNPVTGLLFVDWESGHTLQLTGRSRIDWNPASAEKYPGALRVVEFDIAKVVQIDHASSLRWAFHAYSPVNPPAHADG from the coding sequence GTGAAGAACCTCGCACACGAGGGCGAGCAGGCGATCCAGCATCAGGCGGGCGAGGGCGGCCCGGGATGGGGTTCTCCCATGTTCGGCCCCGAAATCCCACGGGGGTTCGTCCCCTTCATCAGGGACCAACGCATGCTCGTCATAGGCGGGTCCGACGATGGCGGTGCGATCTGGTCGACCATCGTGGACGGGCCGCCCGGTTTCGCCGAACCTGTGGACGAACGGACCGTCGTCATCAACGCACTGCCTGCGCCGGGTGACCCACTCCGCGAGGTCTTCGACACCGAACGGGACATCGGAGTGCTCGCCCTCCAGCCGCAGACGCGGCGCCGGATCCGGATGAACGGAGTCGCCAGACGGGACGGGGACCGCCTCCTCGTGCGGACCGAGCAGGTACTGGGCAACTGCCCGAAGTACCTTCAGACACGCACCATCAAGGAGACCGCACCCCAAGGCCCCGGTCAGGCCGTGACCGGCAAAGAGCTCAGCGCAGACCAGCAGCGGTGGATCGGGGGTGCCGACACGTTCTTCATCGCGAGTCTCTCGCCCGAGCACGGAGCCGATTCCTCGCACCGGGGTGGCATGCCGGGATTCGTCACGGTGGTCGACTCGCGCAAGATCGTCTGGCCGGACTACGCCGGCAACCAGTTCTACATGACGCTGGGCAACATGCATCTCAACCCAGTGACAGGCCTGCTCTTCGTGGACTGGGAGAGCGGCCACACGCTGCAGCTGACCGGGCGGAGCCGGATCGACTGGAACCCCGCCAGCGCCGAGAAGTACCCAGGAGCCCTGCGCGTGGTCGAGTTCGACATCGCCAAGGTGGTGCAGATCGACCACGCAAGCTCCCTGAGATGGGCGTTCCACGCCTACTCGCCGGTCAATCCGCCTGCTCACGCCGACGGTTGA